A single region of the Kocuria rosea genome encodes:
- a CDS encoding peptidoglycan D,D-transpeptidase FtsI family protein, with protein sequence MNRAIRHTWVAGVAIFTVLLLALTYVQFVAARTLEAHPWNNRSLYDQFGADRGAILVDGDPKASSVPSEDDFEYQRVYADPLTYGHLTGYFSLVYGATGLEAALGEELSGASDEQFYDRVVSMFSGNQPTGASVELTIDPVLQQTAAEVLEGRKGSIVALDPETGAILAMVSTPGYDPNELASHDSGSVIAAAERLNADPDAPLVNRAVAGDLYAPASTFKIIDTVAALESGDYTTETLIPNPQELPLPATDVTLPNYVGGGCTARAEADLEFALEQSCNTPFASIALDLGEDAIRETARNFGYGEPLSVPLKVTPSVFPEELNEAQLALSSIGQYDVRTTPLQVAMMSATIANNGVQMKPQLVRTVRSADLSVIEELNPEQLRRSTSADVAGTVSDLMVQVVEDGIARGAAVPGVEVAGKTGTAEIGSDEGLNDSWFTGFAPADDPQVALAVVFEDVDVATGASLTSPGAKRLFEAVLNK encoded by the coding sequence GTGAACCGGGCGATCCGACACACCTGGGTGGCCGGCGTGGCGATCTTCACCGTGCTGCTCCTCGCGCTGACCTACGTGCAGTTCGTCGCGGCGCGCACCCTCGAGGCGCACCCGTGGAACAACCGCAGCCTCTACGACCAGTTCGGCGCGGACCGCGGGGCGATCCTCGTGGACGGGGACCCGAAGGCGTCCTCCGTGCCCTCGGAGGACGACTTCGAGTACCAGCGCGTCTACGCGGACCCGCTGACGTACGGGCACCTCACGGGCTACTTCTCCCTCGTCTACGGCGCCACCGGGCTCGAGGCGGCCCTCGGCGAGGAGCTCTCCGGCGCCTCCGACGAGCAGTTCTACGACCGCGTGGTCTCCATGTTCTCCGGGAACCAGCCCACGGGCGCGTCGGTCGAGCTCACCATCGACCCGGTGCTGCAGCAGACCGCGGCCGAGGTGCTCGAGGGCCGGAAGGGCTCGATCGTGGCCCTCGACCCGGAGACGGGCGCGATCCTCGCCATGGTCTCCACCCCGGGCTACGACCCCAACGAGCTGGCCTCGCACGACTCGGGCTCCGTGATCGCCGCCGCGGAACGGCTCAACGCGGACCCCGACGCGCCCCTCGTCAACCGGGCCGTCGCCGGTGACCTCTACGCCCCCGCCTCGACGTTCAAGATCATCGACACCGTGGCTGCCCTCGAGTCCGGGGACTACACCACGGAGACCCTGATCCCGAACCCCCAGGAGCTGCCCCTGCCCGCCACCGACGTGACCCTGCCCAACTACGTGGGCGGCGGCTGCACCGCCCGTGCGGAGGCGGACCTGGAGTTCGCGCTCGAGCAGTCCTGCAACACGCCGTTCGCCTCGATCGCCCTGGACCTCGGGGAGGACGCGATCCGGGAGACCGCCCGGAACTTCGGCTACGGGGAGCCCCTCTCCGTGCCGCTCAAGGTGACCCCGTCGGTGTTCCCCGAGGAGCTCAACGAGGCCCAGCTCGCGCTGTCCTCGATCGGCCAGTACGACGTGCGCACCACGCCCCTGCAGGTGGCCATGATGAGCGCCACGATCGCCAACAACGGCGTGCAGATGAAGCCCCAGCTCGTGCGCACCGTGCGCTCCGCCGACCTGTCCGTGATCGAGGAGCTCAACCCGGAGCAGCTGCGCCGTTCCACGAGCGCGGACGTCGCCGGGACCGTCTCGGACCTGATGGTGCAGGTCGTCGAGGACGGCATCGCCCGCGGCGCGGCCGTCCCGGGGGTCGAGGTGGCCGGGAAGACGGGCACCGCCGAGATCGGCTCGGACGAAGGCCTCAACGACTCCTGGTTCACGGGCTTCGCGCCGGCCGACGACCCCCAGGTGGCCCTCGCCGTCGTCTTCGAGGACGTGGACGTGGCGACGGGCGCCTCCCTGACCAGTCCCGGTGCCAAGCGACTCTTCGAGGCGGTGTTGAACAAGTGA